Proteins co-encoded in one Zalophus californianus isolate mZalCal1 chromosome 9, mZalCal1.pri.v2, whole genome shotgun sequence genomic window:
- the CSDC2 gene encoding cold shock domain-containing protein C2 isoform X2 has product MLTHTHTHTHTHTHTHTHTHTRVVPTTHPSDHPLLASSEPRERRSAEGGCRSQCLDLGSQGETEPAAGAAAEQGQAGPCPQGRPSPSPAPVPESPPGSLAGPTMTSEPTSPPVVPPLHSPKSPVWPTFPFHREGSRVWERGGVSSRDLPSPLPTKRTRTYSATARASAGPVFKGVCKQFSRSQGHGFITPENGSEDIFVHVSDIEGEYVPVEGDEVTYKMCPIPPKNQKFQAVEVVLTQLAPHTPHETWSGQVVGS; this is encoded by the exons atgctcacacacacacacacacacacacacacacacacacacacacacacacacacacacacacgagtcgTACCCACAACACATCCTTCAGACCATCCCCTGCTGGCCAGCTCCGAGCCCAGAGAGAGGCGGAGTGCTGAAGGCGGCTGCAGGAGCCAGTGCCTGGACCTCGGCAGCCAGGGAGAG ACGGAGCCTGCGGCTGGTGCGGCTGCCGAGCAGGGCCAGGCCGGGCCCTGCCCGCAAGGACGCCCAAGCCCTTCGCCGGCCCCTGTGCCCGAGAGCCCACCAGGCTCTCTTGCTGGACCCACCATGACTTCAGAGCCCACGTCACCCCCAGTAGTgccccctctccactcccccaagTCTCCTGTCTGGCCCACCTTCCCCTTCCACCGGGAGGGCAGCAGGGTCTGGGAGCGGGGCGGCGTCTCGTCCCGGGACCTGCCCAGTCCTCTGCCCACCAAACGGACCAGGACGTATTCAGC GACAGCCCGTGCCTCGGCTGGCCCCGTGTTCAAGGGCGTCTGTAAGCAGTTCTCACGCTCACAGGGCCATGGCTTCATCACCCCTGAGAATGGATCCGAGGACATCTTTGTGCATGTGTCTGA CATCGAGGGGGAGTACGTGCCCGTGGAAGGCGACGAGGTGACGTACAAGATGTGCCCCATCCCGCCCAAGAACCAGAAGTTCCAGGCTGTGGAGGTGGTGCTCACCCAGTTGGCCCCACATACTCCCCACGAGACGTGGTCCGGCCAGGTCGTGGGCTCCTAG
- the POLR3H gene encoding DNA-directed RNA polymerase III subunit RPC8, whose product MFVLVEMVDTVRIPPWQFERKLNDSIAEELNKKLANKVVYNVGLCICLFDITKLEDAYVFPGDGASHTKVHFRYVVFHPFLDEILIGKIKGCSPEGVHVSLGFFEDILIPPESLQQPAKFDEAEQVWVWEYETEEGAHDLYMDTGEEIRFRVVDESFVDTSPTGPSSAEATSSSEELPKKEAPYTLVGSISEPGLGLLSWWTSS is encoded by the exons ATGTTTGTCCTGGTGGAGATGGTGGACACCGTGCGGATTCCCCCGTGGCAGTTTGAGAGGAAGCTCAACGACTCCATTGCCGAGGAGCTGAACAAAAAGTTGGCCAACAAG gTCGTGTACAACGTGGGGCTCTGCATCTGTCTGTTTGACATCACCAAGCTGGAGGACGCCTACGTGTTCCCAGGGGACGGCGCGTCGCACACCAAAG TCCATTTTCGCTATGTGGTGTTCCATCCCTTCCTGGACGAGATTCTGATTGGCAAGATCAAAGGTTGCAGCCCGGAGGGAGTGCACG TCTCTCTAGGGTTCTTCGAGGACATTCTCATCCCCCCTGAGTCGCTGCAGCAGCCAGCCAAGTT CGACGAGGCAGAGCAGGTGTGGGTGTGGGAGTACGAGACAGAGGAAGGAGCGCACGACTTGTACATGGACACCGGCGAGGAGATCCGCTTCCGGGTGGTGGACGAGAGCTTTGTGGACACGTCCCCCACGGGGCCCAGCTCGGCCGAGGCCACGTCTTCCAGTGAGGAGCTGCCAAAGAAGGAGGCTCCGTACACGCTTGTG GGATCCATCAGTGAGCCAGGCCTGGGCCTTCTCTCCTGGTGGACCAGCAGCTAG
- the CSDC2 gene encoding cold shock domain-containing protein C2 isoform X4: MPKGECSREHTEPAAGAAAEQGQAGPCPQGRPSPSPAPVPESPPGSLAGPTMTSEPTSPPVVPPLHSPKSPVWPTFPFHREGSRVWERGGVSSRDLPSPLPTKRTRTYSATARASAGPVFKGVCKQFSRSQGHGFITPENGSEDIFVHVSDIEGEYVPVEGDEVTYKMCPIPPKNQKFQAVEVVLTQLAPHTPHETWSGQVVGS; the protein is encoded by the exons ATGCCAAAAGGAGAATGCAGCAGGGAGCAT ACGGAGCCTGCGGCTGGTGCGGCTGCCGAGCAGGGCCAGGCCGGGCCCTGCCCGCAAGGACGCCCAAGCCCTTCGCCGGCCCCTGTGCCCGAGAGCCCACCAGGCTCTCTTGCTGGACCCACCATGACTTCAGAGCCCACGTCACCCCCAGTAGTgccccctctccactcccccaagTCTCCTGTCTGGCCCACCTTCCCCTTCCACCGGGAGGGCAGCAGGGTCTGGGAGCGGGGCGGCGTCTCGTCCCGGGACCTGCCCAGTCCTCTGCCCACCAAACGGACCAGGACGTATTCAGC GACAGCCCGTGCCTCGGCTGGCCCCGTGTTCAAGGGCGTCTGTAAGCAGTTCTCACGCTCACAGGGCCATGGCTTCATCACCCCTGAGAATGGATCCGAGGACATCTTTGTGCATGTGTCTGA CATCGAGGGGGAGTACGTGCCCGTGGAAGGCGACGAGGTGACGTACAAGATGTGCCCCATCCCGCCCAAGAACCAGAAGTTCCAGGCTGTGGAGGTGGTGCTCACCCAGTTGGCCCCACATACTCCCCACGAGACGTGGTCCGGCCAGGTCGTGGGCTCCTAG
- the CSDC2 gene encoding cold shock domain-containing protein C2 isoform X3, with amino-acid sequence MIAIQWVSLRFRELSHTLSGTPQQPGMTEPAAGAAAEQGQAGPCPQGRPSPSPAPVPESPPGSLAGPTMTSEPTSPPVVPPLHSPKSPVWPTFPFHREGSRVWERGGVSSRDLPSPLPTKRTRTYSATARASAGPVFKGVCKQFSRSQGHGFITPENGSEDIFVHVSDIEGEYVPVEGDEVTYKMCPIPPKNQKFQAVEVVLTQLAPHTPHETWSGQVVGS; translated from the exons ATGATAGCAATTCAGTGGGTATCTCTGAGATTCCGGGAGCTGTCACACACTCTATCAGGGACTCCTCAGCAGCCTGGCATG ACGGAGCCTGCGGCTGGTGCGGCTGCCGAGCAGGGCCAGGCCGGGCCCTGCCCGCAAGGACGCCCAAGCCCTTCGCCGGCCCCTGTGCCCGAGAGCCCACCAGGCTCTCTTGCTGGACCCACCATGACTTCAGAGCCCACGTCACCCCCAGTAGTgccccctctccactcccccaagTCTCCTGTCTGGCCCACCTTCCCCTTCCACCGGGAGGGCAGCAGGGTCTGGGAGCGGGGCGGCGTCTCGTCCCGGGACCTGCCCAGTCCTCTGCCCACCAAACGGACCAGGACGTATTCAGC GACAGCCCGTGCCTCGGCTGGCCCCGTGTTCAAGGGCGTCTGTAAGCAGTTCTCACGCTCACAGGGCCATGGCTTCATCACCCCTGAGAATGGATCCGAGGACATCTTTGTGCATGTGTCTGA CATCGAGGGGGAGTACGTGCCCGTGGAAGGCGACGAGGTGACGTACAAGATGTGCCCCATCCCGCCCAAGAACCAGAAGTTCCAGGCTGTGGAGGTGGTGCTCACCCAGTTGGCCCCACATACTCCCCACGAGACGTGGTCCGGCCAGGTCGTGGGCTCCTAG
- the CSDC2 gene encoding cold shock domain-containing protein C2 isoform X1, with protein MTSEPTSPPVVPPLHSPKSPVWPTFPFHREGSRVWERGGVSSRDLPSPLPTKRTRTYSATARASAGPVFKGVCKQFSRSQGHGFITPENGSEDIFVHVSDIEGEYVPVEGDEVTYKMCPIPPKNQKFQAVEVVLTQLAPHTPHETWSGQVVGS; from the exons ATGACTTCAGAGCCCACGTCACCCCCAGTAGTgccccctctccactcccccaagTCTCCTGTCTGGCCCACCTTCCCCTTCCACCGGGAGGGCAGCAGGGTCTGGGAGCGGGGCGGCGTCTCGTCCCGGGACCTGCCCAGTCCTCTGCCCACCAAACGGACCAGGACGTATTCAGC GACAGCCCGTGCCTCGGCTGGCCCCGTGTTCAAGGGCGTCTGTAAGCAGTTCTCACGCTCACAGGGCCATGGCTTCATCACCCCTGAGAATGGATCCGAGGACATCTTTGTGCATGTGTCTGA CATCGAGGGGGAGTACGTGCCCGTGGAAGGCGACGAGGTGACGTACAAGATGTGCCCCATCCCGCCCAAGAACCAGAAGTTCCAGGCTGTGGAGGTGGTGCTCACCCAGTTGGCCCCACATACTCCCCACGAGACGTGGTCCGGCCAGGTCGTGGGCTCCTAG